The sequence ctacaatggctaagtagctaaTTTTGAGAattatattctgttgttgtagtctcatattatcagtacatcgaataaaatttgaatatctaacacttgtgaattatttacagcgaaatcaaagtgcgtccatactttctgggacaatctttaATGGTAAGAaataatttgattcattttatctgctgtcttatttgtgtaatgatacagcTATATTTATTGTTCAAATAAGCCTATCAattttatttcttgaaaacgAGAGCAGTTTTTGAACCGTTTTTTCGCGTTTCAAAAGTGAAATTTTATCTGCTTAGTTCTTTTTCTTGGGGCTTTTCAACAATCCAAGCGTAAGTAATGATAAATCATAATATTAGAAAGTGCATAACATTCCATAACACGTTTTCTTCACAACAAATATTTGACGCAGGTTATCTCTGTCTTGACCGAACTGAAAGGCCACCGAATCATTAGACACTATAAAAAGTGGTGTCTAAATATTGGAACTATAACATAAGTCGAAGAAAAATGTACCAAAATCAAGCCATTTAATTATTTCGAGAGATAATTTTACTCTTTATTATCAGCAAAATgaatgatttcaacaaacaaaagcgtatattaaaatatttatcatTTTAAGTTATTATCTTGTTattcaactgccaagtttataatTTCGAAGCACTACAAATGTTACCTTTATCTATAgttagtatttttttaaactgaatttaCAAGTTGTATTTACTATGAaagtgtttgtcaagaaatgaaCAGGAACGCTCAAGTAAAATGTTTgttagttttataaaaatagttattgaaacaaactaatagtgagaaaagaaaagaaagttttgttgtttcaagaAACAATATTTGCTATGTTAGACCACAAGTTCTTTTgtgactatttcaataaaaaagatCCTTGCGCGAAACACAAATTTAGTTACATTTACAATATCTTTTTTTGCGTGTAAAATTACAACAGGTAAGCAAGTAGCTAATAatcatttatacaattttgtagtTCGGTATTGTAATCTTATGTTCCATTTTATTAGTACCATTTCAGCCAACAGTTGAAAGGTAAATGTTTCCTCTGTGTATTCTGTTATTGTACTGATGAACTATGCTGAAATTGCCAGACGGTATGCAACAGGCGCAGCACGCGCACTTTAAAATAGTAGGGTGTGGCCTCGTTTCCAAGCGATCCCTCCGCGAGGTTTTCATTTCGAACAGCTGTCAGTGTCAAAGTGGCTTTTCAAGTAACCGTCGTTTGTTTTccctacatacacacatatcgtTGGATTGCAGTAAAACTTGACCGGAAAACAAGCGTCCTATGagaaaaaactatttattttttggatAAAACGATTGTTTAGTGGCGGAGTCCAAGGAATTTCTAGTGATATACTGTGAAAAAACGTTGCTTCGAACAACCGTAGTGGCATTTGATTGAATTATTTATTGTTTGGCAGAGAACaacaatcaaaatcaaaacggatAGAAGCGTGAAAATGACGCCAGTGGCCGTAGTGGAATCACCACTGAGGAGATCTGATGCATCACGGCTCTTCCGTACTCCGAGGTCACTTACGGAGGATGTAAGTTTGATGTGGTCTGCTGAATTAAGAGTCATTGTAGAAAAATAAATTACTGCTTAGTGCTAGACAATGTAGTTTTAGTGGCATCACCCAGTTCGAATGGGATTCTTACTTGCACATTTCGTTTTGATCGCAATTCTAATAAGCTTATTTGTGATTTCGTTCTGTATGGCTTGTCCGGTTCGGTCCATCATACTGATCATTTGCTATTCTAGGACGTCGTGAATGACGATGAAGCGGAACGACGGATTCGGCGGTCGGCTGCTTCCTTGGATGATAGTACCGCGACTAGTGCGTCGACCGTCGAGGACAATGACAACATTAAGATGTGCCTCCAGCTGTATTCCGACAATGTAAGTAATTGGGATTGCAAAGAAAAATTTCCTCTTATTAACGACGCTTCTTGTTTCTTCCACAGAAACTAAGCAAAGACAACGCGTGGACGGTGACAATCATTGACACTTTCGCCAAACTGATGTCACGCCATTCGTCGATGCAGAATTTCCAGGTTGCTGGTTCGACGCTGGAGGCTTCCACGAAGGTGTATGGTCTTCGGGTGGATTCCGTACATACCGACGTGATGCGGATGTGCTCGGAACTAACGCGACAGTGTGAGTATTTCCTTCCTCTGTTTGGCAGCGAATTTGTGTTGAAAGTGATTGAACCTAATTTGTAGCTGCCCGAGCAATGGATAACAACCGGGAAGAGGATGAGGAAGACGACCATGGGGCCAATAAGGAGAATGATGGTCCAGCGGAAGGTACGGACGGTGCAACTCAGCGACCGCAGGATTCTAAGCCGAAAAAGAAACGAGCTCGTAAAAACGTTAGCACCGTAACGAAAAACAAGGAAACAATCAACGCTCCGTTGGACACAAATCCCTTCACAGACCCATTCTTTGCCAAACTCAATTCGGTTGTGGGGGATGTTAACAGCTCGAGTCGGTTAATGCAGAATATTATTCCAACGGAAAAAGGTGAGCTACGACTGCGGATGGATTATTCCTTCTGGGATGATCGGGAATCGTTGGGTCTTGATTTGGAACAGGTGGAAGACTACGCCAGTATAGACCTGAGCAAAGTCACAATGTGTAGCGTTTCGAAGGACCATAAACTGCATGAAATGCTGTCGGGTTACGAAATAACGGACGCACCGGCCGAAGACGAAGACGACGATAGTGACAAACTGAAAGGCACACAGGACGTGGAAACTCGAGATGCCGATAACGAAGGACTTCCAATGAATCGTTCCGCGCTGGACGTACATTTCGATATCGATGCAGAGGTGGAACCGATCCCAGTGGGAGATGCGTACATCATTGACTATGCCACGGCCGACGGTGCCGATAACGATGACGAGTTCAACGAGGAAGATCAGATTGCGTTGCAAAATTGCCGTGGCTTGAAGCGTAAAACGGTGATCATCGAAGACATGAGACCAATTGATTCCTCTTCTGCTAATCTCGAATATTCCTACCGTGCGCTGgacaacatttcacagttttggGCCGGTCCGTCTCATTGGAAGTTCAAACGGTCGAAATCGCTCCGCGGTCTTTCGATGCGCCTGAGCACATTGAGTGGATCGCAAATGTTCGGTAAAGCAAAACCGAAGGAGAAACAGACGCGCAAGAAAAAACGCTTCGAGCTGGAAAGTTTAGACGATATTATTAGTGTGGGGGAAGACTTATTCCCAGCGTACAGCCAAAGTAAACCAGTGAAAAACATTACACATTTGAAAAGTTTGATTTGTAAAAAGTGGGACTCGAAAAAGCTGAAACTGCCGACGGATTTCCATTTGGAGAGAAATCGGtttgatgtaaatattttcGCGAGGGGGATAAAAGTAAGAGACTTTGATGCTGCACCGGAGCCAGATGTTCCGGTCGatgactacgactacgacaatCCAGTCGATCAGAACTACTGCAGCCGAGTGATGGTGAGAGTAGTGCTAGTTTGATTCGTTTGAGAGAGGAAACATTCTAAGTCTGATTCATTTTGCAGAATGACGAAACCGATACAGAAACAGATCAGGGAGCAGGATTCGATGGAGCTACAGGAACTGAACATCACTCGTTTGGTAGTCAGAATACTGGCGGAGGAGAAGGTGATGGAGGTGGAGGAGCACCCCTGAACACCAGTCTCGACTTTATTCCTACCGAGTTTCAAGGCGCACCAGATAAGGTAAAACAAATGCTTAAATCGAAACCTAAAACTGACTGATtatttttgtaaaatgttttattCAATTCAGGTGGTAAAAATTAACATAGCCTACGCGAAAACAGCAAAAGTGGTCGATATGAAACAGCTCAAAAGTCGTTGCTGGGAACTCATTACGAGGCAAATCAACAACGACAACGGAAACACTCAGGATACACCCAGGAGTAGTGGGTCGCTTGGCAACGGAAAAGCTAGGTTTTCGGACATTTATCGGGAACTGCCGCACGTTCTCAGCAAGTCGATGAGTGAAAACATCTCCAAATCCCTGGCCTTCTATTCGGTATTACATCTCACGAACGAGCGATTATTGCGGCTTGTGCGgcaagaagatttagaagattttcaaattttacctcCGGTTACGCAATGATGAGCTGCAACGATAACGAAGCGCGACTGGGACAGGATAGAAGCGTTTTCAAACAATTCTTGTCGTCCTCGGTATGCATAGTGCAAATTAGGTTATTCAGAATCGTCTAGCGCTTTCCTAACATTTCTACTTTTTATCGTGTTGGTACTACTATAAATTTCGTTACTTCCTTATGGATCTTGAAGTTCTCTTTCCCTCCTTGCCAACACGTCGAAGGCAGTGGAATGCTTTATAATATAGAATGAAACATGTACAAACAATCCTGTTAATAGAATTTTCTTATACTAGTAATGAAATACAATATGTTTATTCCAAGGACTCAGAAAAGAAACGAACTCAGTTGAtcccataaaaaaaaactacgacGGACAGCCTTAtggttttttataaattttttttattctggccattttgcgtaaaagctttacgtggccgattggcttacatttttgttactcaatttttttttgttgttggatctcgtcaacctttttctagggggagaggagcttccattttcctcctgcgaggattgaggagcagtttgttcgtggttcgtctcgtcatccattgccgtggtattgttgaattcgttgctagttgctgtagatgcgccttgttgtacattggttgccgttcctggttggttggatggtaagttgttaactgcagctggtgcacTTTGTTCtgtaggggttacgttggatggtttcgttgaaggggatgcttcattgttgctggtggctgttacaggtgtactggggttggttggaattggtgtgaaggaagcaccgttgtcctttggtgtagttgtctccttttcCAGTTTAtcgcatggcttaccgtagtgaagagctttttggcaatattgacatgtggccatctgattgtcataggtaacaagtgatttgcgcgGAATTCttctatcttgaccgaaaatcacataagaaggtataggcttcttcaagtgtatgcgtaataaacgtacgccatttagaataccggggaaaaaattcttccacattTCTTTTCCCATAGagggaatctctccgtattgggacatagttttgcgaatatatgaatcggtgacgcttgagggaagatcatgcacacgcatttctatagcactatcttccatatatactggaatgttgtacttcatATTAttcttgaattgcatccaactctttataaaactggatgtaaacaacatt comes from Malaya genurostris strain Urasoe2022 chromosome 3, Malgen_1.1, whole genome shotgun sequence and encodes:
- the LOC131438026 gene encoding condensin complex subunit 2, with protein sequence MTPVAVVESPLRRSDASRLFRTPRSLTEDDVVNDDEAERRIRRSAASLDDSTATSASTVEDNDNIKMCLQLYSDNKLSKDNAWTVTIIDTFAKLMSRHSSMQNFQVAGSTLEASTKVYGLRVDSVHTDVMRMCSELTRQSARAMDNNREEDEEDDHGANKENDGPAEGTDGATQRPQDSKPKKKRARKNVSTVTKNKETINAPLDTNPFTDPFFAKLNSVVGDVNSSSRLMQNIIPTEKGELRLRMDYSFWDDRESLGLDLEQVEDYASIDLSKVTMCSVSKDHKLHEMLSGYEITDAPAEDEDDDSDKLKGTQDVETRDADNEGLPMNRSALDVHFDIDAEVEPIPVGDAYIIDYATADGADNDDEFNEEDQIALQNCRGLKRKTVIIEDMRPIDSSSANLEYSYRALDNISQFWAGPSHWKFKRSKSLRGLSMRLSTLSGSQMFGKAKPKEKQTRKKKRFELESLDDIISVGEDLFPAYSQSKPVKNITHLKSLICKKWDSKKLKLPTDFHLERNRFDVNIFARGIKVRDFDAAPEPDVPVDDYDYDNPVDQNYCSRVMNDETDTETDQGAGFDGATGTEHHSFGSQNTGGGEGDGGGGAPLNTSLDFIPTEFQGAPDKVVKINIAYAKTAKVVDMKQLKSRCWELITRQINNDNGNTQDTPRSSGSLGNGKARFSDIYRELPHVLSKSMSENISKSLAFYSVLHLTNERLLRLVRQEDLEDFQILPPVTQ